Proteins co-encoded in one Poecile atricapillus isolate bPoeAtr1 chromosome 32 unlocalized genomic scaffold, bPoeAtr1.hap1 SUPER_32_unloc_1, whole genome shotgun sequence genomic window:
- the LOC131573984 gene encoding uncharacterized protein LOC131573984, producing the protein MSSTLILTVYILTFTIGFPANIFTLTVLATKCGRSNPSLTSCDLLLLNLTFSDLLLLLFLPLKMAEAAAGMVWPLPELWCPVVNFCFYSSMYLSGLFLAALSLRRYLGVVAPVRFRERRRPGRVLAVSGVIWLVACGHCSVVFVAELGGRGEDDVGGVGDVSGVGGVGGPKVDLVDPKTFNLLDPKFDPKVVPVDPKVDPKVVPIDPIDPKTFNPLDPKVDPKFDPIGHFDLIDPKVVPVDPKVDPKIFNPLDPKVDPKLDPKVDPIDLKVDPKVDPIDPKVDPIDLKVDPKIDPIDPIDHFDLKVDPVDPKTFNLLDPKVDPKTFNLKFSNPNDPKLNPNDPNDPKDPKFSNPKCYDDFSPSQLRFVLPLRLEFFFVLFLAPFSLTLFCSAAFARALLARPALPAPKRRRAVGLAVASAVIFGVCFAPYNVSHVVGFWQGRSPGWRVYATLLSGLNAALDPLVFYCSSGRVRRALGGVGRWMRRRWEG; encoded by the exons ATGTCCTCCACCCTGATCCTCACCGTCTACATCCTCACCTTCACCATCGGCTTCCCGGCCAACATCTTCACCTTGACCGTCCTGGCCACCAAATGCGGCCGCTCCAACCCGTCCTTGACCTCCTGCGACCTCCTGCTCCTCAACCTGACCTTCTCcgacctcctcctcctcctcttcctccctctcaagatggcggaggcggcggccggGATGGTTTGGCCGTTGCCGGAGCTTTGGTGTCCGGTGGTGAATTTCTGTTTCTACTCCAGCATGTATCTGAGTGGGCTTTTCCTGGCGGCCCTGAGCCTCAGGAGATACCTGGGCGTGGTGGCCCCCGTCCGCTTCAGGGAGCGCAGGAGACCCGGCCGGGTCCTGGCGGTCAGCGGGGTCATCTGGCTGGTGGCCTGCGGTCACTGCTCCGTCGTCTTCGTGGCCGAGTTGGGTGGGAGAGGAGAAGATGACGTCGGTGGCGTTGGCGACGTCAGTGGCGTTGGTGGCGTTGGTGGCCCCAAGGTTGACCTCGTTGACCCCAAGACCTTCAACCTTCTTGACCCCAAGTTTGACCCCAAGGTTGTCCCCGTTGACCCCAAGGTTGACCCCAAGGTTGTCCCCATTGACCCCATTGACCCCAAGACCTTCAACCCTCTTGACCCCAAGGTTGACCCCAAGTTTGACCCCATTGGCCACTTTGACCTCATTGACCCCAAGGTTGTCCCTGTTGACCCCAAGGTTGACCCCAAGATCTTCAACCCTCTTGACCCCAAGGTTGACCCCAAGCTTGACCCCAAGGTTGACCCCATTGACCTCAAGGTTGACCCCAAGGTTGACCCCATTGACCCCAAGGTTGACCCCATTGACCTCAAGGTTGACCCCAAGATTGACCCCATTGACCCCATTGACCACTTTGACCTCAAGGTTGACCCTGTTGACCCCAAGACCTTCAACCTTCTTGACCCCAAGGTTGACCCCAAGACCTTCAACCTCAAATTCTCCAACCCCAACGACCCCAAACTCAACCCCaatgaccccaatgaccccaaaGACCCCAAATTCTCcaaccccaaa TGCTACGACGACTTCTCCCCCTCCCAGCTCCGCTTCGTCCTCCCCTTGCGCCTCGAGTTCTTCTTCGTCCTCTTCCTCGCCCCCTTCTCCCTCACCCTCTTCTGCTCGGCCGCCTTCGCCCGCGCCCTCCTGGCGCGCCCGGCGCTGCCGGCGCCCAAACGCCGCCGCGCCGTGGGGCTGGCGGTGGCCAGCGCCGTCATCTTCGGCGTTTGCTTCGCCCCCTACAACGTCTCGCACGTGGTGGGGTTCTGGCAGGGCCGCAGCCCCGGCTGGCGCGTCTACGCCACCCTCCTGAGCGGCCTCAACGCCGCCCTGGACCCGCTGGTGTTTTATTGTTCCTCggggagggtgaggagggcgctgggaggggtggggaggtgGATGAGGAGGCGGTGGGAGGGTTAG
- the TMEM145 gene encoding transmembrane protein 145: MATPPLGVAYTAVGVASYCGRGLAAIGVACGAAAVACFAVGVAYAAVGVACIVVGVVWQRGRGLAAVGVACAAVGEACAAVGVAYAALGGSRGAPPALLPLLLLLLPAGAAPKYVRGRISTKEDWVFLTRFCFLSDFGRLDFHFRYPEAKCCQNILLYFDDPSQWPAVYRRGGKDCLAKEAVIRPENNQVINLTTQYPWSGCQVLPGVSGRILSCSSGRSFRSVRERWWYVALSKCGGGGLELEYELVLTNGDSFWSRHFSADEFGILETDITFLLIFTLIFLLSCYCGYRLKGRQLLHTTYKMFMAAAGLEVLSLLLSCVYWGQYGWDGVGHGAIKLLGKLLFSISFLIFLLMLILLGKGFSVTRGRISPGGSVRLSVYMTLYSIAHIALLTYEAQFFDPGQVLYTYESPAGYGLIALQFGAFVWFCAAVGATLSAVPERRQFYLPFLGAYAFWFLAVPVSALVANFGIPKWAREKIINGIQLGTHLYAHGVFLLLTRPSAANKNFPFHVRTSQIGSVPPGTPPKFPGGGYGNVTFISDSVPNFTELFSIPSPGGGAVRPQVEETPVGGGGGVWGPPAPPPPKGGGQLQPPLPHGGGPEYFSVHSGGGRLL; encoded by the exons atGGCCACGCCCCCTCTGGGCGTGGCTTACACCGCAGTGGGCGTGGCCTCGTACTG tgggcgtggcctggcCGCGATAGGCGTGGCTTGTGGTGCTGCGGCCGTGGCTTGTTTTGCGGTGGGCGTGGCTTATGCCGCAGTGGGCGTGGCTTGTATTGTAGTGGGCGTGGTCTGGCAGCG tgggcgtggcctggcCGCGGTGGGCGTGGCTTGTGCGGCGGTGGGCGAGGCTTGTGCGGCGGTGGGCGTGGCTTATGCCGca ttgggggggtcccggggggctccccCGGctctgctgccgctgctgctgctgctgctgcccgcgGGGGCCGCCCCCAAATACGTGAGGGGCCGCATCAGCACCAAGGAG GACTGGGTGTTCCTCACCCGTTTCTGTTTCCTGTCCGATTTCGGCCGCCTCGATTTCCATTTCCGCTACCCCgag GCCAAGTGTTGCCAGAACATTCTGCTCTACTTCGACGACCCCTCCCAATGGCCCGCGGTCTACAGGAGGGGGGGCAAG gactGCCTGGCCAAGGAGGCCGTGATCAGACCCGAGAACAACCAGGTGATCAACCTGACCACGCAGTACCCCTGGTCCGGCTGCCAG GTGCTGCCGGGGGTCTCGGGGAGgatcctgagctgctccagcggCCGCAGTTTCCGCTCGGTTCGGGAGCGCTGGTGGTACGTGGCCCTCAGCAAGTGCGGG GGtggggggctggagctggagtaTGAGCTTGTTCTGACCAACGGCGACTCCTTCTGGAGCCGCCACTTCTCGGCCGATGAGTTCG GAATCCTGGAGACCGACATCAccttcctcctcatcttcaccctcatcttcctcctctcctgctaCTGCGGCT accGGCTCAAGGGGCGGCAGCTCCTCCACACCACCTACAAGATGTTCATGGCAGCGGCCGGGCTGGAGG TTTTGAGCCTCCTCCTGAGCTGCGTCTACTGGGGCCAGTACGGCTGGGACGGGGTGGGGCACGGAGCCATCAAACTCCTGG GGAAGCTCCTGTTCTCCATCAgcttcctcatcttcctcctgaTGCTGATCCTGCTGGGCAAGGGGTTCTCGGTCACCAG GGGCCGCATCAGCCCGGGGGGctccgtccgtctgtccgtctaCATGACCCTCTACAGCATCGCCCACATCGCCCTGCTCACCTACGAGGCTCAG TTTTTCGACCCCGGGCAGGTGCTCTACACCTACGAGTCCCCGGCGGGGTACGGGCTGATCGCGCTGCAGTTCGGAGCCTTCGTTTGGTTCTGCGCCGCCGTGGGCGCCACCCTGAGCGCGGTGCCGGAGAGGCGACAATTTTACCTGCCCTTCCTCGGGGCTTACGCCTTCTG GTTTTTGGCCGTCCCGGTTTCAGCTCTCGTGGCCAATTTTGGGATCCCCAAATGGGCTCGGGAAAAAATCATCAACGGGATCCAGCTGGGAACTCACCTGTACGCCCACGGCGTCTTCCTG cTCCTGACCCGGCCCTCGGCTGCCAACAAGAATTTCCCTTTCCACGTCCGAACTTCCCAAATCGGCTCCgtcccccccgggaccccccccaaattccccggGGGGGGCTACGGGAACGTCACCTTCATCAGCGACAGCGTCCCCAACTTCACCGAGCTcttctccatccccagcccggGGGGCGGCGCG gtGCGGCCGCAGGTGGAGGAGACCccggtggggggagggggaggggtctggggtccccccgcccctcccccacccaagGGGGGGGGGCAGCTGcagccgcccctcccccacggGGGGGGCCCCGAATATTTCAGCGTCCACTCGGGGGGGGGGCGGCTGCTGTGA